The following proteins are encoded in a genomic region of Sphingopyxis sp. YF1:
- the argS gene encoding arginine--tRNA ligase: MTLFSRFSDHIGAALDALAARGAIPAGLDRRAISVEPPRDPAHGDVATNAAMVLAKPAGMNPRALADLLVAELGALDEVVEASVAGPGFINLRLVDDSWRDELASIHADAGEYGRSTTGQGRTVNVEYVSANPTGPMHVGHCRGAVVGDALAALLEYAGHRVIREYYVNDAGAQVDVLARSVHMRYREALGEEVGAIPEGLYPGDYLIPVAQKLATEYGDRFVGAPDSAWLGLFRAEAVSAMMDMIRADLAKLGIHHDLFSSEAELQAAGKPAAAEAWLREHDLVYDGVLEAPKGETPEDWEPVELPLFRSTKFGDDQDRPIKKSDGSWTYFGADLAYHFQKAQDADELIDIWGADHAGTVKRIKAAVAALTGGTKKFDVKLVQMVRLLKNGEPFKMSKRAGNFVTLADVVDEVGKDAVRFTMLTRKADAQMDFDFAKVVEASRDNPVWYLQYAHARISRLRQKAADAGIVLPAPAPARLGAHELGLVKLLAQFPRTVESAASAREPHRIAFFLAEVAAAFHSWYNLGNDEPEARIVLPNDPELTATRLYLADGIGQVIRNGLHLMGVEALEELH, from the coding sequence GTGACCCTGTTCAGCCGTTTTTCCGACCATATCGGCGCCGCGCTCGACGCGCTGGCCGCGCGCGGTGCGATCCCCGCCGGGCTCGATCGCCGCGCGATCAGCGTCGAACCGCCGCGCGATCCCGCGCACGGCGATGTCGCGACCAACGCGGCGATGGTGCTCGCCAAGCCGGCAGGCATGAACCCGCGCGCGCTTGCGGACCTGCTGGTTGCCGAACTCGGCGCGCTCGACGAAGTCGTCGAGGCGAGCGTCGCGGGTCCCGGCTTCATCAACCTGCGCCTCGTCGACGACAGCTGGCGCGACGAACTCGCTTCGATCCATGCCGATGCCGGCGAATATGGCCGCTCGACGACGGGACAGGGGCGCACCGTCAACGTCGAATATGTCTCGGCAAACCCGACCGGTCCGATGCACGTGGGTCATTGCCGCGGTGCGGTCGTCGGCGATGCGCTCGCGGCGTTGCTCGAATATGCGGGGCATCGCGTGATCCGCGAATATTATGTCAACGATGCGGGCGCGCAGGTCGACGTCCTCGCGCGGTCGGTGCACATGCGGTATCGCGAAGCGCTGGGCGAGGAGGTCGGCGCGATCCCCGAGGGTCTCTATCCCGGCGATTATCTGATCCCCGTCGCGCAGAAGCTCGCCACCGAATATGGTGACCGTTTCGTCGGCGCGCCCGACAGCGCCTGGCTCGGCCTGTTCCGTGCCGAAGCGGTGAGCGCGATGATGGATATGATCCGCGCCGATCTTGCCAAGCTCGGCATCCACCACGACCTCTTTTCGTCAGAAGCGGAACTGCAGGCGGCGGGGAAGCCAGCGGCTGCGGAAGCCTGGCTGCGCGAGCACGACCTAGTCTATGACGGCGTGCTCGAAGCGCCCAAGGGCGAGACGCCCGAGGATTGGGAGCCGGTCGAACTGCCGCTGTTCCGCTCGACGAAATTCGGCGATGATCAGGATCGCCCGATCAAGAAATCGGATGGAAGCTGGACCTATTTCGGCGCCGACCTCGCCTATCATTTCCAGAAGGCGCAGGACGCCGACGAGTTGATCGATATCTGGGGCGCCGACCACGCCGGCACCGTCAAGCGGATCAAGGCGGCGGTTGCCGCGCTGACCGGCGGCACGAAGAAGTTCGACGTCAAGCTGGTGCAGATGGTGCGGCTGCTTAAGAATGGTGAGCCGTTCAAGATGTCGAAGCGCGCGGGCAATTTCGTCACGCTCGCCGACGTCGTCGACGAGGTTGGCAAGGATGCGGTGCGCTTCACCATGCTTACCCGCAAGGCCGACGCGCAGATGGACTTCGATTTCGCCAAGGTGGTCGAGGCCTCGCGCGATAATCCCGTGTGGTACCTGCAATATGCCCATGCCCGTATTTCGCGGCTTCGCCAGAAGGCCGCCGATGCCGGCATCGTGCTTCCTGCGCCCGCGCCGGCCCGGCTGGGCGCGCACGAGCTCGGCCTGGTCAAACTGCTGGCGCAATTCCCGCGCACCGTCGAATCGGCGGCGTCGGCACGCGAGCCGCACCGGATCGCATTCTTCCTCGCCGAGGTCGCGGCTGCATTCCATTCGTGGTACAATCTCGGCAACGACGAGCCGGAGGCGCGGATCGTTCTGCCGAACGATCCCGAACTTACCGCGACGCGGCTTTATTTGGCCGATGGAATCGGGCAGGTTATCCGCAACGGGCTTCACTTGATGGGGGTGGAGGCGCTCGAGGAGTTGCATTGA
- a CDS encoding SPOR domain-containing protein, whose protein sequence is MAEDKDAGLGLEDEDRLPWLEAADDYEDDGEVSPTRLLVMVLGGLVLIGAVLGGLWWIQNGGARGQGELIVAQKGDYKVAPKNDSAKTFEGEGDASFAATEGVLPAGKVDPSRMPEEPAATPAEREAAAKAAQKVEADKAAAAKALAAKAVEKGKDKPAATSIKTAAAEKAPPPASGAAMIQLGAFRSEAAANQAWTNLSKRFAYLADLGKSVSPATVESGHVYRLRVSAGSVANAQALCGKLRVAGENCVIVR, encoded by the coding sequence ATGGCCGAGGACAAGGACGCCGGACTGGGGCTGGAGGACGAAGACCGGTTGCCGTGGCTCGAAGCGGCCGACGACTATGAGGATGACGGCGAGGTTTCGCCGACGCGCCTGCTCGTCATGGTGCTGGGCGGGCTGGTGTTGATCGGCGCGGTTCTGGGCGGGCTGTGGTGGATCCAGAACGGCGGCGCGCGCGGGCAGGGCGAACTGATCGTCGCGCAGAAGGGCGATTACAAGGTCGCGCCCAAGAATGACTCGGCGAAGACCTTCGAAGGCGAAGGCGACGCGAGCTTCGCCGCGACCGAGGGCGTCCTGCCGGCGGGCAAGGTCGACCCGAGCCGCATGCCCGAGGAACCCGCCGCGACCCCGGCCGAGCGCGAGGCCGCTGCAAAGGCGGCTCAGAAGGTCGAAGCCGACAAGGCCGCGGCAGCAAAGGCGCTGGCGGCAAAGGCCGTCGAAAAGGGCAAGGACAAGCCCGCGGCGACGTCGATCAAGACCGCCGCCGCCGAAAAGGCGCCGCCCCCTGCGTCGGGTGCGGCGATGATCCAGCTTGGTGCGTTTCGCAGCGAAGCGGCGGCAAACCAGGCCTGGACCAATTTGTCGAAGCGCTTCGCCTATCTCGCCGATCTCGGCAAATCGGTTTCGCCTGCGACGGTCGAAAGCGGACATGTCTATCGCCTGCGCGTGTCGGCCGGTTCGGTCGCCAACGCTCAGGCCCTTTGCGGGAAATTGCGCGTTGCCGGCGAAAATTGCGTCATCGTTCGCTGA
- the nagZ gene encoding beta-N-acetylhexosaminidase translates to MIPAIFGLSGLTLTDDERAFFRDSDPAGYILFGRNIENRNQLRRLTDSLRDLDGRANLPILIDQEGGRVARMRAPEWPAFPSGAAFDALYDRAPASAIEAARLNAMALASMLSEVGITVDCLPLLDVRQPGASDVIGDRALGSEPMRVAALGRAILSGLQDGGVVGIVKHIPGHGRAMLDSHKELPVVAASDRDLQSDLAPFAALRDAAMAMTCHVVFTAWDPDRPATLSPLVIDSVIRQRVGFHGLLMSDDLDMEALSGDVPSRAAAAVAAGCDIALNCWGKMDDMVGIANSLDPISTVSLARLEGAMDRIAGTHDERQFAMLVDQRDALLALA, encoded by the coding sequence ATGATACCTGCCATTTTCGGCCTTTCGGGCCTGACCCTCACCGACGACGAGCGCGCTTTTTTTCGCGACAGCGATCCGGCTGGCTACATCCTCTTTGGCCGCAACATCGAAAACCGCAATCAGTTGCGAAGGCTCACCGACAGCCTTCGTGATCTCGACGGACGAGCGAACCTGCCGATCCTGATCGATCAGGAGGGCGGGCGCGTCGCGCGGATGAGGGCCCCCGAATGGCCCGCCTTTCCGAGCGGAGCGGCGTTCGATGCGCTCTACGACCGCGCACCCGCGAGCGCGATCGAGGCGGCGCGCCTGAACGCGATGGCGCTTGCGTCGATGCTGTCGGAGGTCGGGATCACGGTCGATTGCCTGCCGCTTCTCGACGTTCGCCAGCCGGGCGCCAGCGACGTGATCGGCGATCGCGCGCTCGGCAGCGAGCCGATGCGCGTGGCGGCGCTGGGCCGCGCGATCCTGTCGGGCCTGCAGGACGGCGGCGTTGTCGGCATCGTCAAGCATATTCCGGGGCACGGCCGCGCGATGCTCGATTCGCACAAGGAACTGCCCGTGGTCGCGGCGTCCGACCGCGACCTTCAGAGCGATCTCGCGCCCTTCGCCGCGCTGCGCGACGCGGCGATGGCGATGACGTGCCACGTCGTCTTCACAGCCTGGGATCCCGATCGGCCGGCGACGCTGTCGCCGCTGGTCATCGACAGCGTCATCCGCCAGCGCGTCGGTTTCCACGGCCTGTTGATGAGCGACGACCTCGACATGGAGGCGCTGTCCGGCGACGTCCCGTCGCGTGCCGCCGCTGCGGTCGCCGCGGGCTGCGACATCGCGCTCAACTGCTGGGGCAAGATGGACGACATGGTCGGCATCGCCAACAGCCTCGACCCGATCAGCACCGTGTCGCTGGCACGGCTGGAAGGCGCGATGGACCGCATTGCAGGAACGCACGACGAACGCCAGTTCGCGATGCTCGTCGACCAGCGCGACGCGTTGCTGGCGCTCGCATGA
- a CDS encoding ScpA family protein — MEELPLAFDVAPAAEREDALQLSLESWEGPLDLLLTLARSQKVDLRQISILQLVEQYLGFIAEMRAKLEVAADYLVMAAWLAYLKSALLLPKDPLEEPSPDELALRLQLRLQRLAAMREAAARLLARDRVGRDVFLRPAPEGLHDVRMRRWDASLYDLLAAYGQVKARNEPVVHMVARRPVVTLDAALQHLQRLIGVKLDWAELSDFLPADYRGPLRRSAIASSFVAALELARQGRVDLRQDGAFEPLYLKAAQG, encoded by the coding sequence ATGGAGGAATTGCCGCTCGCTTTCGACGTGGCACCCGCGGCCGAGCGTGAGGACGCGCTCCAGCTCAGCCTCGAGAGCTGGGAAGGTCCGCTTGACCTTTTGTTGACGCTGGCGCGCAGCCAGAAGGTCGACCTCAGGCAGATTTCGATTCTCCAGCTGGTCGAGCAATATCTGGGCTTCATCGCCGAGATGCGCGCGAAGCTGGAGGTGGCGGCCGATTATCTGGTGATGGCGGCGTGGCTCGCCTATCTCAAATCGGCTCTGCTGCTGCCCAAGGATCCGCTCGAGGAGCCCTCGCCTGACGAACTCGCGCTGCGCCTGCAATTGCGGCTCCAGCGCCTCGCAGCGATGCGCGAGGCGGCGGCGCGCCTGCTCGCGCGCGACCGGGTCGGGCGCGATGTCTTCCTGCGCCCCGCGCCCGAGGGACTGCACGATGTCCGGATGCGGCGCTGGGACGCCAGCCTTTATGACTTGCTCGCCGCCTATGGCCAAGTGAAGGCCCGCAACGAGCCGGTCGTCCATATGGTCGCGCGGCGCCCCGTCGTCACGCTCGACGCTGCGCTCCAGCATCTCCAAAGGCTGATCGGGGTGAAGCTCGACTGGGCCGAACTCTCCGATTTCCTGCCCGCCGACTATCGGGGCCCCTTGCGCCGGTCGGCGATCGCGTCCAGCTTTGTCGCCGCACTCGAGCTCGCGCGGCAGGGGCGCGTCGACCTCCGGCAGGACGGCGCGTTCGAACCGCTCTACCTGAAAGCAGCGCAGGGATGA
- the scpB gene encoding SMC-Scp complex subunit ScpB yields MMAIDDRERAIEAMLFASDAPLDARQIAARFAEDMPVSEVRAVIQVIAARHAGSGIELVERGGHWHFQTPADLAHLLRRERDDPRKLSRAASEVLAIVAYHEPVSRAEIEAIRGVQTSKGTLDVLMEAEWIAPAGRREVPGRPLIYRTTDAFLQHFGLSSRRDLPGIEDLRAAGLLDPVDLAFEEAMGELDLVKDGEEA; encoded by the coding sequence ATGATGGCAATCGACGACCGCGAACGGGCGATAGAGGCGATGCTCTTTGCCAGCGATGCCCCGCTCGACGCGCGCCAGATCGCGGCGCGGTTCGCCGAGGATATGCCGGTTTCCGAAGTCAGGGCGGTCATCCAGGTGATCGCCGCGCGCCATGCGGGCAGCGGTATCGAGCTGGTCGAGCGCGGCGGACATTGGCATTTCCAGACCCCGGCCGACCTTGCGCATTTGCTGCGCCGCGAGCGCGACGACCCGCGCAAACTGTCGCGTGCCGCGTCGGAGGTGCTGGCGATCGTCGCCTATCACGAACCCGTCAGTCGCGCGGAGATCGAGGCGATCCGCGGCGTCCAGACCTCGAAAGGTACGCTCGACGTGCTGATGGAGGCCGAATGGATAGCCCCGGCGGGGCGGCGCGAGGTGCCCGGGCGCCCGCTGATCTACAGGACCACCGACGCATTTTTGCAGCATTTCGGTCTTAGCAGCCGCAGGGATTTACCGGGAATCGAGGACCTGCGCGCCGCGGGGCTGCTCGACCCGGTCGATCTTGCTTTCGAAGAGGCGATGGGCGAGCTCGATCTGGTCAAGGACGGCGAAGAGGCCTGA
- a CDS encoding twin-arginine translocase TatA/TatE family subunit: MGGLSIWHWLIVGILVLLLFGKGRFSDMMGDVAKGIKSFKKGMADDDVPPPAPKHLEGQRAPDVTPSPTATADRDTL; the protein is encoded by the coding sequence ATGGGTGGTTTGAGCATCTGGCACTGGCTGATCGTCGGGATTCTGGTCCTGTTGCTGTTCGGCAAGGGGCGCTTTTCGGACATGATGGGCGACGTTGCCAAGGGTATCAAAAGCTTCAAGAAGGGCATGGCCGACGACGATGTGCCGCCGCCGGCGCCCAAGCATCTCGAAGGCCAGCGTGCACCCGATGTGACCCCGTCGCCGACCGCGACGGCCGACCGCGACACGCTCTGA
- the tatB gene encoding Sec-independent protein translocase protein TatB codes for MFDVAPTELLLVVVVALVVIGPKDLPKAMRFVGKWVGKARGMARHFRSGLDTMMREAELEELEKQWRAQNDAIMREFPRLDGPDAPSVNPATSTPSDASADEAAAATKPDPAPETHAVPPKDGPLP; via the coding sequence ATGTTCGACGTAGCGCCCACCGAGTTGCTGCTCGTGGTGGTGGTGGCCTTGGTCGTCATCGGCCCCAAGGACCTGCCTAAGGCGATGCGCTTTGTCGGGAAATGGGTCGGCAAGGCCCGCGGCATGGCGCGGCATTTCCGCTCGGGGCTCGACACGATGATGCGCGAAGCCGAGCTCGAGGAACTGGAGAAGCAGTGGCGCGCCCAGAATGACGCGATCATGCGCGAATTTCCGCGCCTCGACGGCCCGGACGCACCGTCGGTGAATCCGGCGACGAGCACGCCGTCCGACGCATCGGCGGACGAGGCGGCCGCGGCGACCAAGCCCGATCCGGCACCCGAAACCCACGCCGTCCCGCCGAAGGACGGACCGCTGCCATGA
- the tatC gene encoding twin-arginine translocase subunit TatC, which produces MSADAEDGAGGKMPLLDHLIELRSRMLKSLFAIAIAFGVCFYFAEDIFRVLVRPLVDAGQGKIIYTQLFEAFFVQIKVALFAAMMIAFPVIANQLWKFVAPGLYRQEKRALLPFLLATPLLFAAGACLAYFVTVPVALKFLLGFQGDLGGIQQEALPSVANYLSFIMQFIMAFGIAFLLPILLMLIERAGIVTREQLISARRYMIVAAFAIAAVATPPDILSQFLLAVPLILLYELSIFAIWFTRRRRKTGAEAAPVEPLEEA; this is translated from the coding sequence ATGAGTGCGGACGCAGAGGACGGCGCGGGCGGCAAGATGCCGCTGCTCGATCATCTGATCGAGCTTCGCTCGCGCATGCTGAAGTCGCTGTTCGCGATCGCGATCGCGTTCGGAGTCTGCTTCTATTTCGCCGAGGATATCTTCCGCGTTCTCGTCCGTCCGCTCGTCGATGCGGGGCAGGGCAAGATCATCTATACCCAGCTGTTCGAGGCCTTTTTCGTCCAGATCAAGGTGGCGCTGTTCGCGGCGATGATGATCGCCTTTCCGGTGATCGCCAACCAGCTTTGGAAATTCGTCGCGCCGGGGCTCTATCGCCAGGAAAAGCGCGCGCTGCTGCCCTTTCTTCTCGCGACGCCGCTGCTGTTCGCGGCGGGCGCCTGTCTCGCCTATTTCGTGACGGTACCGGTCGCGCTCAAATTCCTGCTCGGTTTCCAGGGCGACCTCGGCGGTATCCAGCAGGAAGCCTTGCCCTCGGTCGCCAACTATCTCAGCTTCATCATGCAGTTCATCATGGCGTTCGGCATCGCCTTCCTGCTGCCGATCCTGCTGATGCTCATCGAACGCGCCGGCATCGTCACGCGCGAGCAGCTGATCTCGGCGCGGCGCTACATGATCGTTGCGGCCTTTGCGATCGCCGCGGTGGCGACGCCGCCCGATATCCTCAGCCAGTTCCTGCTCGCGGTGCCGTTGATCCTGCTCTACGAACTGTCGATCTTTGCGATCTGGTTCACCCGGCGCCGACGCAAAACAGGCGCCGAAGCGGCGCCTGTCGAGCCTCTCGAAGAGGCCTAG
- a CDS encoding entericidin A/B family lipoprotein: MTSFRAILLALLASLLVSGCNTVKGVGRDIESVGDAADRAI; this comes from the coding sequence ATGACGAGTTTTCGCGCAATCCTCTTGGCCCTGCTTGCCAGCCTTCTGGTCTCTGGCTGCAACACGGTGAAAGGCGTCGGCCGCGACATTGAATCGGTCGGCGATGCGGCAGACCGGGCCATCTAG
- the mgtE gene encoding magnesium transporter: MDKREDSLPAEDVRIDDGRDTAPVAETELDEDDRLKPEFVRDVIDLAESGEEEAARERVGRLHPADIADLFELASADERPMLAAVLGDLLSADVLAEMNDYVREELIDLLGPEQVAELASEMDTDDAVAIIEDLEEDEQQAVLEAMEPEDRAAIEDALSFPEETAGRLMQREFVAVPEHVTVGDVIDRLREDVELTSDFWEIFVVDPMHRPVGTCQLSWILRTPRDIAISDVMKREQTLIPVDMDQEEVALRFQKYALISAAVIDKAGRLVGMITVDDVVHIIQEEAGEDILRLSGAGDGDINEPIRETYVARVRWLVANLGTALVASSIVGFFGGAIEHMVALAALMPIVAGVGGNAGTQTLAVTVRALAMNQLTDSNSWRAIFREMKIALLNGGTIAAIAGVATALWFGNPLLGGVIAAAMIVNIFVAGVAGVAIPLLLDRLDQDPAVASSIFVTMTTDSMGFLAFLGLAVASGLTSFA; this comes from the coding sequence ATGGACAAACGCGAAGACTCCCTGCCCGCCGAGGATGTGCGGATCGATGACGGCCGCGACACGGCACCCGTCGCCGAGACCGAGCTCGACGAAGACGACCGGCTGAAACCCGAATTCGTCCGCGACGTCATCGACCTTGCCGAATCGGGCGAGGAAGAAGCCGCCCGCGAACGCGTCGGCCGCCTCCATCCCGCCGACATCGCCGACCTTTTCGAACTCGCGAGCGCCGACGAACGCCCGATGCTCGCCGCGGTGCTCGGCGACCTCCTCTCCGCCGACGTGCTCGCGGAGATGAACGACTATGTGCGCGAGGAACTGATCGACCTCCTCGGGCCCGAACAGGTCGCCGAACTGGCGTCCGAGATGGATACCGACGACGCCGTCGCGATCATCGAGGATCTTGAAGAAGACGAACAGCAAGCGGTGCTCGAGGCGATGGAGCCCGAGGATCGCGCGGCGATCGAGGATGCGCTCTCCTTCCCCGAGGAAACCGCCGGCCGACTGATGCAGCGCGAATTCGTCGCGGTGCCCGAACATGTCACTGTCGGCGACGTCATCGACCGCCTGCGCGAAGATGTCGAACTGACGAGCGACTTCTGGGAAATCTTCGTCGTCGATCCGATGCACAGGCCGGTCGGCACCTGCCAGCTCAGCTGGATCCTGCGCACCCCGCGCGACATCGCGATCAGCGACGTGATGAAGCGCGAACAGACGCTCATCCCGGTCGACATGGACCAGGAAGAGGTCGCGCTACGGTTCCAGAAATATGCGCTGATCTCGGCCGCGGTCATCGACAAGGCGGGCCGGCTGGTCGGCATGATCACCGTCGACGACGTCGTCCACATCATCCAGGAAGAAGCAGGCGAGGATATCCTGCGCCTGTCGGGCGCCGGCGACGGCGACATCAACGAACCGATCCGCGAAACCTATGTCGCGCGCGTGCGCTGGCTCGTCGCCAATCTCGGCACCGCGCTCGTCGCCTCGTCGATCGTCGGGTTTTTCGGCGGCGCGATCGAACATATGGTCGCGCTCGCCGCCCTGATGCCGATCGTCGCCGGGGTCGGCGGCAACGCCGGCACGCAGACGCTGGCGGTCACGGTGCGCGCGCTGGCGATGAACCAGCTCACCGATTCGAACAGTTGGCGCGCCATTTTTCGCGAGATGAAGATCGCGCTGCTCAACGGCGGGACGATCGCGGCGATCGCCGGCGTCGCCACCGCGCTATGGTTCGGCAACCCGCTGCTCGGCGGGGTCATCGCCGCGGCGATGATCGTCAACATCTTCGTCGCCGGGGTTGCCGGGGTCGCGATCCCGCTGCTGCTCGACCGGCTCGACCAGGACCCCGCTGTCGCCAGCTCGATCTTCGTCACGATGACGACCGATTCCATGGGCTTCCTAGCCTTTCTGGGGCTCGCCGTGGCCAGCGGGCTCACCTCGTTCGCGTGA
- a CDS encoding peptidylprolyl isomerase, protein MTDQTLTLSLSTGDVVIRLRPDLAPQHVERITGLASEGFYDGVVFHRVIPGFMAQGGDPTGTGMGGSKLPDLPQEFSAEPHVRGVCSMARAQNPNSANSQFFICFDDARFLDNQYTVWGEVIEGMDNVDALPKGEPPREPGKIVKATVA, encoded by the coding sequence ATGACCGACCAGACCCTCACCCTGTCGCTGTCGACCGGCGACGTCGTCATCCGCCTGCGTCCCGATCTCGCGCCCCAGCATGTCGAACGCATCACCGGTCTCGCCAGCGAAGGCTTTTACGACGGTGTCGTCTTTCACCGCGTGATCCCCGGCTTCATGGCGCAGGGCGGCGACCCGACGGGCACCGGCATGGGGGGCAGCAAGCTTCCCGATCTGCCGCAGGAATTCAGTGCCGAACCGCACGTTCGTGGGGTGTGCTCGATGGCGCGCGCGCAGAACCCGAACAGCGCGAACAGCCAGTTCTTCATCTGCTTCGACGATGCGCGCTTCCTCGACAACCAGTACACCGTCTGGGGCGAAGTGATCGAAGGCATGGACAATGTCGACGCGCTGCCCAAGGGCGAGCCGCCGCGCGAACCTGGCAAGATCGTCAAGGCGACCGTCGCGTAA
- a CDS encoding nitronate monooxygenase yields the protein MLSPICAMLGIEFPLLAFSHCRDVVVAVSKAGGMGVFGAASLPPERLEEELAWIDDHIGGRPYGVDLIVPNSFVGKGEAPSAAIPQIPETHLAFAAGLLAKHGVDSSGLTEAMAGRQSFGDNMHEDGAAKLLEVAFRHPIGLIANALGVPPPLMLELGKRNNVPVAALVGTRDHALAQVRAGVDILVVAGGEAGGHCGEVATMVLVPEVAAALDAVGATTPILAAGGIVTGRQMAASMAMGAHGAWTGSVWLTTAEAETNPVVKEKMLAASSRDTVRSKSRTGKPSRQLRSPWTDAWEAEGAPKPLPMPLQSLVSEPALRKVDKLSEGGHEGARTLATYWVGQGVGLMNEAMSAGQVVQAFKEDWIAACERLNGFVGD from the coding sequence ATGCTGTCCCCCATTTGCGCGATGCTCGGCATCGAATTCCCGCTCCTTGCCTTCTCGCACTGCCGCGACGTCGTCGTCGCAGTGTCGAAGGCCGGCGGCATGGGCGTCTTCGGCGCCGCCTCGCTTCCGCCCGAACGGCTCGAGGAAGAGCTGGCATGGATCGACGACCATATCGGCGGGCGTCCCTATGGTGTCGACCTGATCGTCCCCAACAGCTTCGTCGGCAAGGGCGAGGCACCGTCGGCCGCCATCCCGCAGATCCCCGAAACGCACCTCGCCTTCGCGGCCGGGCTGCTCGCGAAACATGGCGTCGATTCGTCGGGCCTTACCGAAGCGATGGCGGGACGCCAGAGCTTCGGCGACAACATGCACGAAGACGGCGCGGCAAAGCTGCTCGAGGTCGCCTTCCGCCATCCGATCGGCCTGATCGCCAACGCGCTCGGCGTGCCGCCGCCGCTGATGCTCGAACTCGGCAAGCGCAACAACGTCCCCGTCGCCGCGCTCGTCGGCACCCGCGACCATGCGCTCGCCCAGGTCCGCGCTGGCGTCGACATTCTCGTCGTCGCCGGCGGCGAGGCCGGCGGCCATTGTGGCGAGGTGGCGACGATGGTGCTGGTGCCCGAGGTTGCGGCGGCGCTCGACGCGGTCGGCGCGACGACGCCGATCCTCGCCGCGGGCGGCATCGTCACCGGGCGCCAGATGGCGGCATCGATGGCGATGGGCGCGCACGGCGCCTGGACCGGGTCGGTGTGGCTGACCACTGCCGAGGCCGAGACCAATCCGGTGGTAAAGGAAAAGATGCTAGCCGCCTCGTCGCGCGACACGGTGCGTTCGAAGAGCCGCACCGGAAAGCCTTCACGCCAGCTCCGCTCGCCGTGGACCGACGCATGGGAAGCCGAGGGCGCACCCAAGCCGCTGCCGATGCCGCTCCAGTCGCTGGTCAGCGAACCCGCGCTGCGCAAGGTCGACAAATTGTCGGAAGGTGGCCACGAGGGCGCCCGGACGCTCGCGACCTACTGGGTCGGGCAGGGCGTCGGCCTGATGAACGAGGCGATGAGCGCGGGGCAGGTCGTGCAGGCTTTCAAGGAAGACTGGATCGCCGCCTGCGAACGGCTGAACGGGTTCGTCGGGGATTGA
- the nadC gene encoding carboxylating nicotinate-nucleotide diphosphorylase produces the protein MTDFSLPGFDLDAFVRATFVEDLGEGGDVTSLAVIPADARFEGVMDSRDAITVAGLPIAEAFFRALDPAMTIEILVEEGAQVSAGTDLMRLSGNARAMLTAERSALNTVQHLSGIATLTREYVDALGGKATLLDTRKTIPGLRVLEKYATRMGGATNHRMGLWDAAMIKDNHVAVAGSVEEAVRRAVAAGIANIIVEVDRVDQVEPALSAGATHLLLDNMGLDQLRESVAIVAGRVPVEASGGVRLDTIGAIGATGVTYVSVGRLTQSAPAADIGLDFALA, from the coding sequence ATGACCGATTTCTCGCTCCCCGGCTTCGATCTCGACGCCTTCGTCCGCGCTACTTTTGTCGAAGATCTGGGCGAAGGTGGCGACGTCACCTCGCTGGCGGTGATCCCTGCCGACGCGCGGTTCGAGGGGGTGATGGACAGCCGCGACGCGATCACCGTCGCGGGCCTTCCGATCGCCGAAGCCTTCTTTCGCGCGCTCGATCCTGCCATGACCATCGAAATCCTGGTCGAAGAGGGCGCGCAGGTGTCCGCGGGTACCGATCTGATGCGGCTGTCGGGCAATGCCCGCGCGATGCTCACCGCCGAGCGCTCGGCGCTCAACACGGTGCAGCACCTGTCGGGCATCGCGACGCTGACGCGCGAATATGTCGACGCGCTCGGCGGCAAGGCGACGTTGCTCGACACCCGCAAGACGATCCCGGGCCTGCGCGTGCTCGAAAAATATGCGACGCGCATGGGCGGAGCGACCAACCACCGCATGGGCCTGTGGGACGCGGCGATGATCAAGGACAATCATGTCGCGGTCGCCGGATCGGTCGAGGAAGCGGTGCGCCGCGCGGTCGCAGCGGGGATCGCGAACATCATCGTCGAGGTCGACCGCGTCGACCAGGTCGAACCCGCGCTCAGCGCGGGCGCGACGCACCTGCTGCTCGACAATATGGGCCTCGATCAGCTGCGCGAATCGGTCGCGATCGTCGCGGGCCGCGTCCCGGTTGAGGCATCGGGCGGGGTGCGGCTCGACACGATCGGTGCGATCGGCGCGACCGGCGTCACCTATGTCTCGGTCGGGCGGCTGACCCAGTCGGCGCCGGCGGCCGACATCGGGCTCGATTTTGCGCTGGCCTGA